A stretch of the Papaver somniferum cultivar HN1 chromosome 6, ASM357369v1, whole genome shotgun sequence genome encodes the following:
- the LOC113288504 gene encoding uncharacterized protein KIAA0930 homolog, translating to MLGDGEEDTPSRHELLSMVKKHSNMLVKIGDDEKDPSDVEMDLNFWKGILDVYFIRGRESRGHQEDDLIFFVRKMNLHGYGFNDHLEGEPPYFVRRWASKMETVVGTNSADVDWRRSFYLNLIAHTSYTVTVAICSIQDLRSHQNNAETKLSPIYKVVKTVYASASRVNIHLDSKKEVETSSAYPDICFAIDDFDSTFGAVVLTEMDHCYCVLLNAHDGAAFPAEKAVDSGIGSDKSPSSTDIGSGSGIVSKRTLFSGFVSYQMVREAYYAGKSGFGSLLSIGQSPGKTDRIYMRGPGGRGEVEVAVSDVADQSQQVNDPSSRLQISKGSFGDNVGTIFRKAASAASVAVKQAYAAATSSNRSDDEHLPLKCNLMSISLPWEYLAYDLLFKEAPPVAI from the exons ATGCTcggtgatggagaagaagatacgCCTTCCAG GCATGAATTGTTGAGTATGGTAAAGAAGCATTCAAATatgttggtgaaaataggtgatgATGAAAAGGATCCATCTGATGTCGAAATGGACTTAAACTTCTGGAAAGGCATCCTGGATGTGTATTTCATTCGTGGTAGGGAATCAAGGGGCCATCAAGAGGATGATCTCATATTTTTCGTGAGGAAAATG AATCTGCATGGATATGGATTTAATGACCATCTGGAAGGAGAACCTCCCTACTTTGTGCGTAGGTGGGCATCCAAG ATGGAAACAGTTGTTGGTACAAATTCTGCAGATGTGGACTGGAGGCGATCCTTTTATTTGAACTTAATAGCTCATACTTCCTACACCGTAACTGTTGCTATTTGCAG TATTCAAGATCTTCGGAGTCATCAAAATAATGCTGAAACAAAATTATCTCCTATATATAAG GTTGTGAAAACTGTCTATGCATCTGCAAGTCGCGTCAATATTCATTTGGACTCAAAGAAG GAAGTGGAAACTAGTTCTGCGTATCCAGATATTTGTTTTGCTATTGATGATTTCGATTCAACCTTCGGTGCAGTG GTATTGACAGAAATGGATCATTGCTACTGCGTACTTCTCAATGCACATGACGGGGCGGCATTTCCTGCTGAAAAGGCAGTGGATAGCGGCATCGGTAGTGACAAATCTCCCTCGAGTACTGACATTGGTTCAGGAAGTGGCATTGTTTCAAAG CGTACTCTGTTCTCGGGATTTGTCAGCTATCAAATGGTTAGAGAAGCATATTATG CTGGAAAATCTGGATTTGGTAGCCTTCTGTCGATTGGTCAATCTCCTGGTAAAACAGACAGAATCTACATGAGAGGTCCCGGGGGGCGAGGGGAAGTTGAGGTTGCAGTTTCCGACGTTGCAG ATCAAAGCCAACAGGTTAACGACCCCTCATCACGACTTCAGATATCCAAGGGAAGTTTCGGGGACAATGTCGGTACAATATTTCGTAAAGCAGCTTCAGCAGCatctgttgctgtaaaacaagCCTATGCCGCTGCCACTTCCTCCAATAGGTCTGATGATGAGCATCTTCCCCTCAAATGCAACTTAATGTCCATATCCTTACCTTGGGAATATCTTGCTTATGATCTTCTGTTCAAG GAAGCCCCTCCGGTTGCTATATGA